In the genome of Desulfobacterales bacterium, the window TTGAAGATTACTTTAATATAGCTTTAAAATGAATTGACCCCAGTTTTTATTACATTTCTGGGGCAAGACTATAAAGATCAGCCCTTTTATTATAGTGAGTATCTATTTTATTTGAAATTTTCTAACATCTCAAAATACATTTTTTTTTGCAACTCAACTGAGCTATAGAATTTACTATCGTTAAATATTTTATTAGGAGGAGTGATTGAACCTTCTATAGGATCAACGATTTCGGGTTTTTTATAAGGAATTTTATTAGGCGGAGTGATTGAACCTTCTATAGGATCAACAATTTCAGGCCTTTTATATGGAATTTTGTTAGGAGGAGTGATTGAACCTTCTATAGGATCAACAATTTCAGGCCTTTTATATGGAATTTTATTAGGAGGAGTGATTGAACCTTCTATAGGATCAACGATTTCGGGTTTTTTATAAGGAATTTTATTAGGAGGAATGATTGAACCGTCGATAAGCTCAACGATTTCGGGTTTTTTATAAGGAATTTTATTAGGAGGAGTGATTGAACCTTCTATAGGATCAACGATTTCAGGCTTTTTATACGGTATTTTATTAGGTGGAGTGATAATATTTTGATATTCTAAGGAAAAATTGGTGATTTCTTTTTTTTTATTATCAATATTAGAATTAAATGGTTGTTGTAAAAATAGGTTAGTTGATTTAATTTCCATGGTAATATGTCTCCCATTTAAGATAATATATAAGTTAAAATAATTATGTTAACGAAGTATAAAATATAATTTATAATAAGCAATTAATATTCCAAATATTTTTTTAATACTAAATTTTTTTAATACAGATTGAGAATACATAATTACAAGGGAAAAATTTTGTTAAAAGTATTGTCGATTTTAAATTTTTTCTGTAAAAGAAAAATGGTATGTAGGAAAAAAATTACTAGTGGCTAAGGAATTTTTTTCAATAATATTATTAATTTTATAAAAGAGAGGTTTATTATGAGGATGTTTTTTATTAGTAAAAAAAAGTTTAACAGATTTTTTTTAGCGTTATCTGTGTTTTTATTTATGATTAACGTAGCTTACTCTGAAGAAGTAATTGAAATACCAAAAGATTCGTTAAAAAATTTTGTAAAGTATTCATTTAATAATAGCACTGATGACAATCAAAATATTTTAATAAAATTAGCTAAAACTCATTTTGATCCATTAAAAAATTTTCCATTAAATGATCCAAAAATTAATTCAATAGATTCTTATAAATCCGATGAGATTGGTTATTACATTATTCAATTCGACGGTCCTATTATTGAAGAATGGAAGAAATCTTTAAAATCTCAAGGAGCAGAAATTTTTGATTATATACCTGATTTTTCATTTATAATTAGGATTCCTGCTAAAAATGAATTAGCTGTTAAGAGCCTTCCCCATGTTCGATGGCTTGGTATTTATCAACCTGAATACCGTGTAAGTCAAAAAGTTGTTGATGAAATTTATGGAATTAAAGCAGCTGAAAATACATCTGTTTCAACTTTAAGAATTACTGTTTTTCCTGGAGAAAATATTGAAAAAATAGCTGAAAACATAAAAAAAACAGGTGGAGAAATTCTTAATACCGTTACAACTCAATGGAAAACTACTTTTAAAGTAAAAATAAATAACTCTAATCTTGTGCAATTACCTCAAATTTCAGGAGTAAAATGGATTGAGTCTACGCCTGAATGGAAACTATTTAATAATATTTCCGCTGATATTCTTGGAACAAGAACTGTATGGAATAATAAGGGCTTATATGGTTCTGGCCAAGTAATAGCTGTGTGTGACACCGGACTTGATAAGGGATCAACTTCAATAGCTAATCTCCATGATGACTTTGAAGATGGTTTAGGAAATGCAAGGGTTATTCAAATTTTTGATTTAGTGGGTGATGGAGCAAGTGATGTTAATTCTGGTCATGGAACCCATGTAGCAGGTTCAATTCTTGGAAATGGATATAAATCAGGTAGTGATCCTTCAGCAAATAGTTTCCCCTCAAATTGCTATGCTGGGATGGCTCCGAAAGCAAGTCTTATTTTTCAAGCATCTGAAGAGAATACCTCTGAATCTCTTTCGGGCTTGCCAGATGATTTAAACACACTTTTTTCTCAAGCTGATGGTGCTGGAGCTAGTATCCATAGCAATAGTTGGGGCGCTTCTGTAGCTGGAAGCTACACATCGTCAGCAGAAGATGTTGATGAATATGTCTGGGCTAATAAGGACTTTGTTATATTATTTGCGGCTTCTAATGATGGAATTGATATGGATGGAGATGGAGTTGTAGATTTATATAGTTTGGGATCTCCTGGAACAGCAAAAAATTGTATTACAGTTGGAGCTTCTGAAAATAATAGGCCAAGCGGAGCTGGAATTGATGCTCTTTGGGGACAAGCATGGGCAAAATCATATTCTGCTGACCCAATTAAATCGGATCATGTGTCAAATAATATCAATGGAATGGCTGCTTTTAGTTCAAGAGGCCCTGTTTTAGACGGAAGATATAAACCAGATATCGTTGCTCCAGGGACGAACATCCTTTCAACAAAATCGTCTATGTCTTCGGGCTCAGGTTGGGGCAGTTATGATTCTTATTATATGTATATGGGTGGAACAAGTATGGCGACTCCTATAGCAGCAGGAGCTACCGCAGTTATGAGAGAATATCTTTTGAAAACGGGCAGTGTAAATCCATCAGCAGCTCTTGTTAAGGCGTATCTTTTAAATACAGCCGATGATATGACTCCTGGACAATATGGAACAGGTTCTACACAAGAAATTTCTAATGCTCCTGTTCCAAACAATGTAGAAGGTTGGGGCAGGCTTAATCTTGAAAAGGGAATTTATCCAACTTCGCCGTTTAATTTTTTATGTTATGATGAACAAACGGGATTAACTACCTCTCAAACTCAAACTTACGATGTTAAAGTGGTGAACTCTAATGCCCCTTTAAAAGTTAATCTTGTATGGGCAGATTATCCAGGTTCTACAACGGCACAAGGTGGACTTGTTAATGATTTAGATTTAAAAATAAATGGACCTTCTTCATTTACTGCTTATCCGGATAATGCTTCTAAAAAATCAAGTTTGAATGTATTAAACTATAATGATGGAACTCCTGAAGCTTATTATCTCCCTAACAAAGTAGCAATAAAATTTACTCCTTCGTCATATCCTGCTTATATTGAGTCAACATCTTTTTATTTTGATAATCAATCTGGAGATACAAGTGATGTATCTATTATTGTTTACGATGATGATGGCGCAAACGGAATGCCTGGTGGGACTCAGTTATTTAACAAAAAGTTAACTTATGTGGAAGGATTTTTTGTTACTGTAGGAATTGGAATCGTTATAAGTAGTGGAGATTTTTTTATTTCAGTTGAAAAAATTAGTAGTACTCAGAGGTTGATTGCCGATAATCAAAGTTATGGCAGAAGTTATTATAACACAGGAAGTGGATGGTTATTAAGCTCAGCTTATACTGCTTACATATCAGCAAATCTTAGAGGCAGTGATTATTCAACTTCTTATGATCGTGTAAACAATACATTAGGAGTTACAGTTAATAATCCAACTGTAGGAACTTACACAATTAATATTTCTGGTTATAATATACCCCATGGTCCTCAACCTTACGCTTTAGTTGTTAGTGGTAATATTACATCGCAATCATCAAAAGCGCTACCTTGGATTGATCTTCTTTTAAATAGATAGAATCAATAATAAATAAACTTTGCCAAATAAAAAAATTTGGCAAAGTTTGAAATTAAATCCAATATTTATTTGGAGCATAATTTTATGAGTTATAATACCTTACGAAAATATTTTATTTTTTTGTCAATCGTAACAGTCATCTTATTTTTATCTGCTCATGTAAGTAACGCAAGTACTAATACGCTTATTTCATTAGATTTTAAGGAAAAAAGCATAGATGAAGCATTTAAAAAGCTTTCAGAATTAAGCGGCTATAAAATATCTATAAATAAAGAATTTTCTGGTCAGACTGTCGATGTAAGTTTAAAAGATTTGAACATCTTAGAATGTTTAAAAAAAATGTTAACTGGATATAATAATACTATAGAAATTAACGAAGGAAATAAAATTATAAGCGTAATAATCTACGGGGAAAATGACGCTAAAAAATTAATTTCTAAAAAATCAAATCCGAATGATCAAGAAGTTATACCCGCAGATGATGCAGATGGAACAGGGCTTACAAAAAAAGAGATGGATAAAATTTTAAGTAACCAGAGTATTTATGCAGTTACTTTAGATACAGAAATTTTACCAGCAGACAAACTTGGAGAACCAGGAATAAAATTAAGGGACTTTGAAAATGGTTCTCTTCAAAATATAAGTGAAATTAATGATTCGACTGAAGTTTTACCTCCAATCGAAAATGGTAAACCAGGCGCTACTTTCAAAGATATTAATGATTCGATATCAATGCAAAAAATTATTAACTTAAAAGATGAAGACATAGAAATAATTCCGCCAGAGAGCCCAGGAATGAAAGGGGTAACACTTAAAGAAATTAATGCTATCAGAAATGTAGATACAGCACCACTATCCCGTTAAAAAATTAAAGAGGTTTTGGAAAATATAGGTTAAATGTTGTTCCTTTCTCCTTTTCACTTTCAAATTCGATATGCCCTTTATGGGTTTTCATTATACCATAAACAACTGATAACCCAAGACCTCTTCCAAGTTCTTTTGTTGTAAAATATGGGTCGAATATTTTGCCTTTTATGTTTTTATCAATACCGCAGCCATTATCAGAAATAGATAATTTTATGTAGGGATTTTCATTCATAATAGAATTACTTGCGGATATTTCAATTTTACCATCTTTTTGTATAGATTCTATTGAATTCATGCAAATGTTTTCAATCACTATATATATTTGCGAATGAATGCCCATTATAAAAAGGTCATTGTCTATGTTTTCACTAATCGTTATACCTTCAGGGATTATTTTTTTTATGTGGTATAAAATATTTTTTATAATTGATTTAGAGTTGATAAGTGTAAAACGTTCTTTATTTTGAGCACTTAGAAGGATTATTTTATTTATTTGTGACTTTGCTCGTTCTGCAGCTTTCAATATATTTTGGAGATAGTCTTTTGAAACAGGATCGATATTTACTTCCGAGAGCATCATTTCAGTATATCCTGTAATTACGAATAGTATATTGTTAAAGGTATGAGCTATGCCCGCTGCAAGCGTTTGCAGAACATCCATTTTAACTTTTTCGCTATGTATTTTATCTAATTTATTGATATATTCATCTAACTTTGTAATATTTTGAATAAGATGCAATACTGGAAGGGAACTTTTTTTGAATTGGATAATAATAAATTCATTTTCAATGAATTTTAAAATTTTTCCAGTAAAATTTCTTATATTACTTGAAAAGATAGAAATATTGTTTAATATGTTTTTAAAAAAAATATTTGGCTTTAATATATTATTTTCTTTTATTATATGGTTAATATAATTTTCAGACATAATTACCTCTCTTAAATATAAGGTAGAATAAAATAAAAATGATTATCAATAATAACGCATTGCGTTATAAAAGTCAAGTTTTTTTCACGTTACATCATATAATATAATTTTGAGAACTATGCTGAGACAGGAAGATTTATTAGAAAATTTAAGAGATATTTTTAAAAAATTAGATGTAAAAGTTAATGAACAAAATTTTAGAAACGTTGGAATAAAGGTTCAAAGTGGATTATGTAAAGTCAAGGGAGATTCTATATTTATACTTGATAAGCATAAATCAATAAGGGAAAAAAATGAAATTCTTGCGGTTCACCTTAGTAAAGTTGATTTAAGCGAGTTTTATATTTTGCCTGCTGTCAGGGACTACATAGAAAGGTACAGGTGATTACAGTTTTTAGGCATCGTTATTGATAATATTATCAATAACGATATATAAAACTTTCTACCCTTAATAATTTTGGCCTTAGTCGTAGATTTGTATTAATGATAAAGATATCAATAACCCTATTTGTATTATAATTCTTTAATAAGATCATTTAGCATGTTTTCATCTTCCTTTTTAATAAAAAGAATTTTATTGTTACTTCCCCTTTCAGTTTTATTTAATATATCAATTATTTTTTCTGCCGGTTGTCCTTCAGCATTTAGAAGAATGGCGTATTGCAATAAACACCAGTTTTTTTCATAAACATTCGCTCCGTTGTTAATGCCGTCTTGAATTAGATCTTTTAGGCCTTCTATGGAATATGGAGTTATCCAGTTTCTAAACTTTTTTGTATGCTCTAATAAAACGCTTATCTTCTTTCTGTATGAGGTGTCGATAAGCCCTATTTTTTCCCATTCCCTGTCATCGTTCGGCATTTTTTCAATAAAGGAAATTAAGTTTATTTTTAATTCTTTTTCATCTTCTTCTGAAATATTAAATAGATCAGGATCATATAGATAGGCTTTGATCTTGATTGGCATAGCCATAGGGAGGAAAACTTCATTATAATGATCCTGAGCTGAAAAAAAGAAAGAATTTATAGTTTCTGCTGTAAATGAAGATTTTTCCCAGTTAACATATTTTTTTGGCAATAAATAATACTTATAATAAAATGCTGAATCTGAATTAAATAGATAATTTTGGGATAAAGGTTTTCCTATGAAAAGATTTTTTGCAGCCATGTAATTCATAATAGGATGATTCATCATATTAATATTATATTTTTTTAATTTACATTCCATGTAGTCCGAATTTAATACTTCCCTCAATAGAATTGCATCTAAAGATTCAATGCCTATTGTTTGTAAAGATTTCCATACATCATAGCTGTCATTGAAAAGTTTATCCGCTATTTTTAAATCGTCGAAGCTTATATCTTTATTTGAGGCTAAAATTAACTGATCTGAAATATTTGACATAAAAATTCTTGTATAATTAAATTCTGAGCCTATTGTTTTCAAAATTATAGCAAATATATCAGATGTTACTTCTGAAGTTCCAATCCATTGGATGAATAATCCGTCATCATATAAATGATTTTTTATAATTTTATAAAAATCTTTGGTAAAAAGTAAATCTGAACCGATTATCCAAGGCGCATTAATTTCTTCAGATATAATAATATTCCATTTTTTTTTGTTTTTTCGAAGAATTTTAAAAATATCACCCGTAATAATTTTTATCTTATTATTTTCATGAATGTTATTATTGAATTTCCCGAATAATGGAATATTTTCAGCAATAACATTAGATGCTTCAACAATATCTATCTGTTGAATATTGGGATAAATAAGCAACTCACCGGCGGTTATGCCTGTATTTAGGCCAATTATCAGAACGTTATTTTTATTGTTTGATAAGAGAGCAGGAATATGGGCGCAGAGCTTGAGGGAGCATTCATCGCTTCCTGTTGAAGCATATTTCTCTCCATTTTTGTATATTGTAAGGGTAGTTTCATTTTTTTTTAAAAGATGTGGAGATTCGATTATTGCTATGCTTGAATCATAGCTATCTTTATAAAATAATGTTTTGGAATTATCATTAAAATTATTATAAAAAGCTTGATAGCCCTTTAATGAATAATCGTTGAAATCTGTTTGTTTAAAAAAACCTTTTTTAAAGTTTGTTTCTTCATAAAAAGGGTTAAACAAAATTAATATCCAAATTAAAAAGACTAATGCAGATGAATTTATTAAATAATTTTTATTGATATAGATCGCTGCCATTAATGCAGAAATAGCCGATAATAAGGCAACAATAAGAATTATTTCTCCGTTATTAAAGTAATTATAAAAAATTATCCCACCGCAAATACTTCCGAAAATTTTACCGATGGAATTTATTGCGAACAATGTGCCAGAATAGTTTCCGATATATTTTAATTCTATTTTTAGTTCATGAAATGTTACAATCACGATAATTCCAGCAAACCCTATTGGTATCACCAAAATAAAACATAAGATGATAAAAATTACTAAATAATAAGCAAAAAAACCAGCCGCATTTGATTGAAATGCTATACGTATAACATGTGCGTAATAAGGCCATTTATCAAGTATAAAATAAAGCCCTACCAAGAACAGAGCAATAAAAATTTGATAATGAAAAAGAATATTTTGAGGTATATTTTTTAAACGTAAAAATAGAAAGCCCATTATAACAATTGAAAAAATAAAAACAGATGTCGTAATTGATAAAGAATATAAAGAAGGACCTAAGCATATACTCGTAATGCTTGTTAAAATTTTTTCAAAAGCTATAATATAAAATCCCGATAAAAATACCATTAAATATAATATTAAGACTGGATAAATAGAAAATATTCGATGAAGAGGGGTTTCTTCTAAAGAAGTTTTTGAATCAATAAATAATTTATCCGATAAAAAATAAAAACATATAAAATTAAAAATGTTTAATATGCTTGTTATTCCTAAAGTATAAGAAAAACCAAAGCTCTTGATAAAATAAAATTCTGATAAAATAATTCCGATAAAAGCTCCAAAAATATTCGTGATATATACTTTTGCGTGGGTATAAGTAGATTGCGATATATTTTTAGTTAGGCTTTTTGTTAAAAATGGAATAGTAAATCCCATACAGAAGGATGGTAATGCGGTTAATGCCGAGGAGACAATCATTCCTTCTATTGCTATCGTTAAAGGCGATGATGAATAATAGCTAACGATAAATCTATCAATCAAAGCAAAAATTTTAATAAAAGATAAACCAAACAAGCCTTTTGCAAGCTCAATAAAGGAATACAACTTAACAAGATTTTTTACAGTTACCGTAAGTTTTCCGGCAAAATAATATCCAACCGATAGAAAGCTAAAAAAAACTATAGATTCCGTTATTGCTGCTACATTATTAGTTCCGAGTAAGATATTAAGATATTTTTGTGATACAAGCTGAAAGATGAGGTTAGATGCTCCACTAATTAAAATTAAAAAAAATAAAAAATTATTTAATAACCGATCTTTCATTAGTTACTCACAAAAACTAAAAAAGCATAATTTATTTATCATTTGTCATTATATAGTTTATAATTTGTCATTATATAGTTAAGTGAATTCTTCTATCGTAAAAACATAATTAGCTATTATTTTTTCAGTTTCATCGGAGACATTAGAAAATTCTATGCCTACAAATAATTCATTTCCTTTTTTACTTACATTTTTTATTTTTCCGTCTATTTGTCTTTCTCCATCAACGCCAGGAAATTGAGGTCGTAAGGTAATAAGATCAAATTTATATAGGGGTTTTCTGCCAGTTTGTTGGCCGTTTAACATACAGCAACAGCCTTTTTTGTTTACATCAACTATAACGCCAGTAGTAATTTCTTTTTTGTTTTCAATCTTTGCGGGTATGAATGCTGTATTTCGTTTAA includes:
- a CDS encoding S8 family serine peptidase, whose protein sequence is MRMFFISKKKFNRFFLALSVFLFMINVAYSEEVIEIPKDSLKNFVKYSFNNSTDDNQNILIKLAKTHFDPLKNFPLNDPKINSIDSYKSDEIGYYIIQFDGPIIEEWKKSLKSQGAEIFDYIPDFSFIIRIPAKNELAVKSLPHVRWLGIYQPEYRVSQKVVDEIYGIKAAENTSVSTLRITVFPGENIEKIAENIKKTGGEILNTVTTQWKTTFKVKINNSNLVQLPQISGVKWIESTPEWKLFNNISADILGTRTVWNNKGLYGSGQVIAVCDTGLDKGSTSIANLHDDFEDGLGNARVIQIFDLVGDGASDVNSGHGTHVAGSILGNGYKSGSDPSANSFPSNCYAGMAPKASLIFQASEENTSESLSGLPDDLNTLFSQADGAGASIHSNSWGASVAGSYTSSAEDVDEYVWANKDFVILFAASNDGIDMDGDGVVDLYSLGSPGTAKNCITVGASENNRPSGAGIDALWGQAWAKSYSADPIKSDHVSNNINGMAAFSSRGPVLDGRYKPDIVAPGTNILSTKSSMSSGSGWGSYDSYYMYMGGTSMATPIAAGATAVMREYLLKTGSVNPSAALVKAYLLNTADDMTPGQYGTGSTQEISNAPVPNNVEGWGRLNLEKGIYPTSPFNFLCYDEQTGLTTSQTQTYDVKVVNSNAPLKVNLVWADYPGSTTAQGGLVNDLDLKINGPSSFTAYPDNASKKSSLNVLNYNDGTPEAYYLPNKVAIKFTPSSYPAYIESTSFYFDNQSGDTSDVSIIVYDDDGANGMPGGTQLFNKKLTYVEGFFVTVGIGIVISSGDFFISVEKISSTQRLIADNQSYGRSYYNTGSGWLLSSAYTAYISANLRGSDYSTSYDRVNNTLGVTVNNPTVGTYTINISGYNIPHGPQPYALVVSGNITSQSSKALPWIDLLLNR